The proteins below are encoded in one region of Juglans microcarpa x Juglans regia isolate MS1-56 chromosome 4D, Jm3101_v1.0, whole genome shotgun sequence:
- the LOC121261202 gene encoding protein CUP-SHAPED COTYLEDON 1-like isoform X1, which produces MQKQSSNQKGKEQDKKEIIKDNMAGSDHHAKDEKLPPGFRFHPSDEELITYYLINKISDANFTGRAIGDVDLNKCEPWELPGKAKMGEKEWYFFSLRDRKYPTGVRTNRATNTGYWKTTGKDKEIFNGETSELVGMKKTLVFYRGRAPRGEKTNWVMHEYRIHSKSAFRNTKQDEWVVCRVFQKSAGIKKFPSNQSRAGLNPYNLEIGPSAVPVPQMMQLGDPAGQFHYGRNYVGSAELAELTRVFRGGGSTSHVNGQLQMQPQLNYPPLGAGGCFTISGLNLNLGGGAGTSQPVFRSMPPAPAPAPPSLAMNHHHQHDVSSSMMTGNPLAAETSGYGTEMNNGNPPSNRYMGMDHCLDLDNYWPPY; this is translated from the exons ATGCAA AAACAAAGCAGTAATCAGAAGGGGAAGGAACAAGACAAGAAGGAGATCATCAAAGACAATATGGCAGGATCAGATCATCATGCAAAGGATGAAAAGCTGCCACCAGGGTTCCGATTTCATCCCTCAGATGAAGAGCTAATAACTTATTATCTCATAAACAAGATATCGGATGCTAATTTTACAGGAAGGGCAATCGGAGATGTTGATCTCAACAAATGCGAACCGTGGGAACTTCCAG GGAAGGCTAAAATGGGAGAAAAAGAATGGTATTTCTTCAGCCTGCGGGATCGGAAATACCCAACTGGAGTGAGAACAAATCGAGCAACAAATACAGGTTACTGGAAGACCACGGGGAAAGACAAGGAGATCTTCAACGGCGAAACGTCAGAGTTGGTTGGGATGAAGAAGACATTGGTTTTCTATAGGGGGAGAGCTCCCAGAGGAGAGAAAACCAACTGGGTCATGCATGAATATCGCATCCACTCAAAATCTGCCTTTAGAAATACCAAG CAGGATGAATGGGTGGTTTGCCGAGTCTTCCAGAAGAGCGCAGGCATCAAAAAATTCCCTTCGAACCAGTCAAGAGCTGGGCTGAATCCCTACAACCTCGAAATAGGTCCCAGTGCCGTGCCAGTACCGCAAATGATGCAGCTGGGAGATCCTGCGGGACAGTTCCATTATGGAAGGAATTACGTGGGCAGTGCAGAACTAGCGGAGCTCACGCGGGTTTTCAGAGGCGGCGGATCAACTAGTCATGTCAACGGCCAGCTGCAAATGCAACCCCAGTTAAACTATCCGCCGCTTGGTGCTGGAGGATGCTTCACAATATCAGGTTTAAATTTGAATCTTGGAGGTGGGGCAGGAACGTCTCAACCAGTTTTCCGGTCCATGCCCCCAGCACCAGCACCAGCACCACCATCTCTCGCAAtgaatcatcatcatcaacacgATGTGTCTTCCTCCATGATGACTGGTAATCCTCTTGCTGCTGAGACTTCAGGCTATGGTACGGAAATGAATAATGGAAACCCGCCCAGCAACAGATATATGGGCATGGATCATTGCCTGGATCTAGATAACTACTGGCCTCCCTATTAA
- the LOC121261202 gene encoding protein CUP-SHAPED COTYLEDON 1-like isoform X2 — translation MQKQSSNQKGKEQDKKEIIKDNMAGSDHHAKDEKLPPGFRFHPSDEELITYYLINKISDANFTGRAIGDVDLNKCEPWELPGKAKMGEKEWYFFSLRDRKYPTGVRTNRATNTGYWKTTGKDKEIFNGETSELVGMKKTLVFYRGRAPRGEKTNWVMHEYRIHSKSAFRNTKDEWVVCRVFQKSAGIKKFPSNQSRAGLNPYNLEIGPSAVPVPQMMQLGDPAGQFHYGRNYVGSAELAELTRVFRGGGSTSHVNGQLQMQPQLNYPPLGAGGCFTISGLNLNLGGGAGTSQPVFRSMPPAPAPAPPSLAMNHHHQHDVSSSMMTGNPLAAETSGYGTEMNNGNPPSNRYMGMDHCLDLDNYWPPY, via the exons ATGCAA AAACAAAGCAGTAATCAGAAGGGGAAGGAACAAGACAAGAAGGAGATCATCAAAGACAATATGGCAGGATCAGATCATCATGCAAAGGATGAAAAGCTGCCACCAGGGTTCCGATTTCATCCCTCAGATGAAGAGCTAATAACTTATTATCTCATAAACAAGATATCGGATGCTAATTTTACAGGAAGGGCAATCGGAGATGTTGATCTCAACAAATGCGAACCGTGGGAACTTCCAG GGAAGGCTAAAATGGGAGAAAAAGAATGGTATTTCTTCAGCCTGCGGGATCGGAAATACCCAACTGGAGTGAGAACAAATCGAGCAACAAATACAGGTTACTGGAAGACCACGGGGAAAGACAAGGAGATCTTCAACGGCGAAACGTCAGAGTTGGTTGGGATGAAGAAGACATTGGTTTTCTATAGGGGGAGAGCTCCCAGAGGAGAGAAAACCAACTGGGTCATGCATGAATATCGCATCCACTCAAAATCTGCCTTTAGAAATACCAAG GATGAATGGGTGGTTTGCCGAGTCTTCCAGAAGAGCGCAGGCATCAAAAAATTCCCTTCGAACCAGTCAAGAGCTGGGCTGAATCCCTACAACCTCGAAATAGGTCCCAGTGCCGTGCCAGTACCGCAAATGATGCAGCTGGGAGATCCTGCGGGACAGTTCCATTATGGAAGGAATTACGTGGGCAGTGCAGAACTAGCGGAGCTCACGCGGGTTTTCAGAGGCGGCGGATCAACTAGTCATGTCAACGGCCAGCTGCAAATGCAACCCCAGTTAAACTATCCGCCGCTTGGTGCTGGAGGATGCTTCACAATATCAGGTTTAAATTTGAATCTTGGAGGTGGGGCAGGAACGTCTCAACCAGTTTTCCGGTCCATGCCCCCAGCACCAGCACCAGCACCACCATCTCTCGCAAtgaatcatcatcatcaacacgATGTGTCTTCCTCCATGATGACTGGTAATCCTCTTGCTGCTGAGACTTCAGGCTATGGTACGGAAATGAATAATGGAAACCCGCCCAGCAACAGATATATGGGCATGGATCATTGCCTGGATCTAGATAACTACTGGCCTCCCTATTAA
- the LOC121261201 gene encoding uncharacterized protein LOC121261201 gives MTTSKLLLLSIFLCLVLAHVRASVPVDEDEAVKVAGSDGSDYSSSLKIELEQLKFKIQELESHVDKKSKELKAKSDSIGEKEKIIQEKSDSIASLQSEIASLQKKGTLDAAELVRKAHARIDELEKQADKRKSELETQNKEKKALEARVDEAERKVHGLSLELETLQKINDEQKTRIRKIERALKVAEEEMIKAKSEATSKTKKLKEVHGAWFPPWLAVHLIHCQSFMETHWNERGKPVMDMVIEKALEKKAQAKKWAAPHMETIKTKWIPTIKEQWVVLKTNTEPHIQTLRKKTIEVYEASKTKVTPHLVQVQKFIDPYFQDAKKFSKPYIDQIADVAKPHVEKVRVAIKPYTKEVVYAYGEFLKSATTYHHQMQATVQEMLKRHELTRPLATKELEWFAASALLALPIIILFRIGSTIFYKKVKKPTRNAHTNHARRKAKRVHPDK, from the exons ATGACGACTTCGAAGCTCTTGCTTTTGTCAATCTTCCTATGTCTAGTTCTTGCGCATGTTAGGGCAAGTGTTCCGGTCGATGAAGATGAGGCAGTTAAAGTCGCCGGATCTGACGGTTCTGATTATTCGTCCTCTCTGAAGATCGAACTGGAACAACTTAAGTTCAAGATCCAAGAACTTG AGTCCCACGTCGATAAGAAATCCAAAGAACTGAAAGCAAAGTCCGATAGCATaggggaaaaggaaaagatcatTCAAGAGAAGTCAGATAGCATTGCTTCCTTGCAAAGTGAGATCGCATCCCTCCAG AAAAAAGGGACTTTAGATGCTGCGGAGTTGGTTCGTAAGGCTCATGCGCGCATTGATGAATTAGAGAAGCAG GCTGACAAACGTAAAAGTGAACTAGAAACTCAAAACAAGGAGAAGAAGGCTTTGGAAGCCCGGGTAGATGAAGCCGAAAGGAAAGTACATGGTTTGAGTTTGGAACTAGAGACT CTCCAAAAGATTAATGATGAACAGAAGACCAGAATTCGTAAAATTGAACGGGCTCTTAAAGTTGCTGAG GAAGAAATGATCAAGGCAAAGTCTGAGGCCActtcaaaaactaaaaagttaaaGGAG GTTCATGGTGCGTGGTTTCCACCTTGGCTTGCTGTGCATTTAATCCATTGTCAG TCCTTCATGGAGACACATTGGAATGAGCGTGGCAAACCAGTTATGGATATGGTAATTGAGAAG GCCCTAGAGAAAAAAGCACAAGCCAAAAAGTGGGCTGCACCTCATATGGAAACAATTAAAACT AAATGGATCCCAACTATAAAGGAACAGTGGGTAGTACTAAAAACGAACACTGAACCACATATCCAGACACTCAGGAAAAAAACCATTGAAGTTTATGAGGCATCAAAGACCAAAGTAACTCCACATCTTGTCCAAGTGCAAAAATTTATTGATCCTTACTTTCAg GATGCAAAGAAGTTTAGCAAACCTTATATTGATCAAATTGCGGATGTGGCAAAACCTCATGTTGAAAAAGTACGAGTGGCGATAAAGCCCTATACAAAGGAAGTAGTTTATGCCTATGGGGAGTTTCTGAAATCCGCAACTACCTACCACCATCAG ATGCAAGCAACTGTGCAAGAGATGCTGAAAAGGCATGAACTGACAAGACCTCTTGCTACTAAAGAGTTGGAGTGGTTTGCG GCTTCTGCTTTGTTGGCCCTACCCATCATCATACTCTTCAGAATTGGTTCCACCATTTTCTA CAAAAAGGTGAAGAAACCTACTCGAAATGCTCACACCAACCATGCACGTCGTAAGGCTAAACGGGTCCATCCAGACAAGTAG
- the LOC121261199 gene encoding uncharacterized protein LOC121261199 → MGWGNICRRRMRVFTVTLLIYLDYKALQQREKWTSRPKRSIIWERAHERNAKRVLSLIMELEGLWVKLGQYLSTRADVLPEAYICVLKQLQDSLPPRPLQEICNTIETELGKSMDELFSDFVKTPLATASIAQVHRATLLNGQEVVVKVQHEGIKTIILEDLKNAKAIVDWIAWAEPQYDFNPMIDEWCKEAPKELDFNCEAENTRSVSRNLGCKIGRHENNKNANRVDVLIPDVIQSTEKVLILEYMDGIRLNDLESLEAFGVNKQNLVKEITRAYAHQIYVDGFFNGDPHPGNFLVSKEPPHRPILLDFGLTKKLSSSMKQALAKMFLASAEGDHVALLSAFAEMGLKLRLDMPEQAMEVTTVFFRNATPAKESLETMKSLSEQRTKNMKLVQEKMKLNQKEVKRFNPVDAFPGDIVIFSRVLNLLRGLSSLMNARIVYLDIMRPFAESVLQGNIYRGPAVNDQWVYDTPVHSDVEAKLRKLLVELGNNEKILGIQVCAYKDGEVIIDTAAGVLGRYDPRPVQPDSLFPVFSVTKGITAGMLHWLVENGKLNLKENVANVWPEFGSNRKDLIKVHHVLNHTSGLHNALADIIRENPLLWSDWDECLKQIALSVPETEPGQVQLYHYLSFGWLCGGIIEHASGKKFQEILEEALIHPLQIEGELYIGIPPGVESRLATITLDTDDLHKLSGISIRPDMPSTFQPSDLAQSMTTLPALFNMLNTRRAIIPAANGHCSARALARYYAALADGGVVPQPHSLSSKPPLGSHPHIPKFPSQKPLKRRRGSRTKEAGTDSTNSSDDYEQKPNHDDLSLSRDASCGASTTRLANDGSTSNDKGNSTSMTDNPENPNPRNNSIGRIFNNPRIHDAFLGVGEYGNLVLPNGDFGLGFKRFNLKEGPPVAFGHSGMGGSTGFADLNNRFAIAVTLNKMSFGAVTANIVQLVCSELNIPVPEDFLRFGGMGPDAQLNPARPLIN, encoded by the exons ATGGGATGGGGAAACATCTGCAGGAGACGCATGAGAGTATTCACTGTGACTTTACTAATATACCTAGATTATAAG GCCTTACAGCAAAGAGAGAAATGGACTAGTAGACCTAAAAGATCTATCATATGGGAAAGAGCCCACGAGCGCAACGCCAAGCGTGTGCTTAGTTTGATAATGGAGTTAGAAGGTTTGTGGGTGAAACTTGGACAGTATCTATCCACACGTGCAGATGTGCTTCCTGAGGCATATATATGCGTTCTCAAGCAGTTACAAGACTCTCTTCCTCCTCGTCCCCTGCAAGAG ATTTGTAATACCATAGAGACAGAGTTGGGGAAATCAATGGATGAACTGTTCTCAGATTTTGTCAAAACTCCTCTGGCAACGGCATCT ATAGCACAAGTCCATCGTGCAACTCTGCTCAATGGGCAGGAGGTGGTTGTTAAAGTTCAACATGAGGGCATCAAGACAATCATATTGGAG GACTTGAAGAATGCGAAGGCAATTGTTGACTGGATAGCCTGGGCAGAACCACAGTATGACTTTAACCCTATGATAGATGAATGGTGCAAAGAAGCTCCCAAGGAACTTGACTTCAATTGCGAAGCTG AGAATACTCGATCAGTATCCAGAAATCTTGGATGCAAAATTGGTAGACATGAGAATAACAAGAATGCCAATCGAGTGGATGTATTAATTCCAGATGTTATTCAG TCAACAGAGAAAGTCCTTATTTTGGAGTACATGGATGGGATCCGTTTAAATGACTTGGAATCATTGGAGGCTTTTGGTGTTAACAAGCAAAACCTTGTCAAAGAAATTACACGTGCATACGCCCACCAAATTTATGTTGATGGATTTTTCAATGGTGACCCTCATCCtg GGAATTTTCTTGTGAGCAAGGAACCTCCTCATCGTCCAATTTTGCTGGACTTTGGGCTTACTAAAAAACTATCAAGCTCTATGAAGCAAGCACTAGCAAAGATGTTTCTGGCATCTGCTGAG GGGGACCACGTGGCTCTTTTGTCTGCTTTTGCAGAAATGGGACTTAAGTTGCGCCTGGACATGCCAGAGCAAGCAATGGAGGTGACAACTGTATTCTTTCGCAATGCAACACCTGCCAAAGAATCCCTT GAAACCATGAAATCTTTGTCAGAGCAAAGAACAAAAAACATGAAGCTTGTGCAAGAAaagatgaaactcaaccaaaaaGAGGTTAAACGATTTAATCCT GTTGATGCATTTCCTGgagatattgtaattttttcccGGGTCCTTAATCTTCTACGAG GGCTTTCTTCTCTGATGAATGCTCGGATAGTATATCTGGATATCATGAGACCATTTGCGGAATCCGTTTTGCAAGG AAATATTTATAGGGGACCAGCAGTTAATGATCAGTGGGTCTATGACACACCCGTGCATTCTGATGTGGAGGCAAAGTTAAGGAAGCTCCTAGTTGAGCTGGGGAATAATGAGAAAATACTTGGAATACAG GTATGCGCTTACAAAGATGGAGAGGTTATCATTGACACTGCTGCTGGAGTGCTTGGTCGATATGATCCTCGTCCAGTCCAGCCTGATAGCCTTTTTCCGGTTTTTTCTGTGACAAAGGGTATCACAGCTGGAATGTTACATTGGCTGGTCGAAAATGG GAAGCTGAATCTCAAGGAAAATGTAGCAAATGTTTGGCCGGAATTTGGATCAAATAGAAAAGATCTCATTAAG GTCCATCATGTGCTTAACCATACATCTGGTCTTCACAATGCTTTGGCAGACATTATCAGAGAAAATCCTCTACTATGGTCTGACTGGGATGAATGTTTGAAGCAAATTGCCTTGTCTGTGCCTGAGACTGAACCTGGCCAGGTGCAGTTGTATCACTATCTGTCATTTGGCTGGTTATGTGGTGGCATTATTGAG CATGCATCTGGGAAAAAGTTTCAGGAAATTCTTGAAGAAGCATTAATTCATCCCCTGCAAATTGAAGGCGAGCTATACATTGGAATCCCTCCAG GTGTTGAATCGCGACTTGCAACGATCACGCTAGATACAGATGATCTGCATAAGCTCTCAGGGATCAGCATTCGTCCTGACATGCCCTCCACATTCCAGCCAAGCGATCTTGCCCAATCAATGACCACCCTTCCAGCTCTGTTTAACATGCTCAACACTCGCCGTGCCATCATACCTGCTGCTAACGGACATTGCTCAGCGCGTGCACTTGCACGTTACTATGCAGCCCTAGCTGATGGTGGTGTAGTACCTCAACCCCATTCCTTGTCTTCCAAGCCGCCACTTGGCAGCCACCCCCACATCCCCAAATTTCCTTCCCAGAAGCCCTTAAAAAGGCGGAGAGGTAGCAGAACTAAGGAGGCAGGTACCGATTCAACGAACAGCTCTGATGACTATGAACAGAAACCGAATCATGATGACCTTAGCCTTAGTAGAGATGCCAGCTGTGGTGCTTCTACTACTAGGCTTGCCAATGATGGTAGCACTAGCAATGACAAGGGCAATAGCACCAGTATGACCGACAACCCTGAAAATCCCAATCCTCGAAACAACTCTATTGGTAGGATTTTTAACAATCCCAGAATTCACGATGCGTTCTTGGGTGTTGGCGAATATGGGAATTTGGTTTTGCCAAATGGGGATTTTGGCCTAGGATTTAAGAGGTTCAATTTGAAGGAGGGGCCCCCTGTAGCCTTTGGGCACTCGGGAATGGGCGGATCAACAGGCTTTGCTGACTTGAATAACAGGTTTGCTATTGCTGTGACCCTGAATAAAATGTCTTTTGGCGCTGTAACTGCAAACATCGTACAGCTTGTTTGTTCAGAGTTGAATATCCCGGTACCGGAGGACTTCTTGAGATTTGGTGGGATGGGACCTGATGCCCAGTTAAATCCTGCGAGACCTTTGATTAATTGA